TGGGTGCGTTGACATAGTTGACCTCGCTCTCCATGATGGGGTTCAGCATGCCCTTCATCACAGCAGTAGTGAGGAGCTTGGTATTGACCTCGGTGATCTCGCCGTTGTAGGTGACCTCCACGCTCTTGATGGGAGCCTCGGCCAGGGGGCACAGGGTGCCGCCCAGGCGCTCTGCCAGCGTGAGGTAAGGTTCTATGACCTTCATAGCCTGGGGGGATACAGGAGCCATATTCACGGCAGTAGCCACCGGCTCGCCGTGGAGAGCTGCCCAGATGCCCTCGGCCACATCCACTGACACGCCAATTTGTGCCTCAACGGTGGAAGCACCAAGATGGGGGGTCAGCACGATGCCCGGTACGCCAATGAGAGGATGGTCAGCGGGGATGGGCTCGCTGGTGAAGACGTCGATGGCAGCCCCTGCCACGATGCCCTCCTTCACAGCCTTGGCCAGAGCCTCTTCATCGATGATGCCGCCCCGGGCGCAGTTCACCAGACGCACACCAGGCTTCATCTTCTTCATTTCCTCATAGCCGATCATGCCCTTGGTATCCGGGGTCAGGGGCATGTGCACGGTGATGAAATCAGCTTCCTTGATGACATCTTCCAAAGTGCCCACCTTAACGTCCAGCGCCTTGGCACGCTCCTCGGTAACATAGGGGTCATAGGCAATGATATCCATATCGAAGGCCTGAGCCCTCTTGGCCACGCCGCTGCCGATGCGGCCCAGGCCCACCACGCCCAAGGTCTTGCCTCTGAGCTCTACGCCCACATATTTCTTGCGATTCCACTCGCCCTTCTGCATGGTCTCGTTGGCCACGGGAATATTGCGTGACATGGAGAGCATCATGGCCATAGTATGCTCCGTAGCGGCAATGGTGTTGCCACCCGGGGAATTGATGACGATTATGCCCTTGGCAGTAGCCGCAGGGATATCAATGTTATCCACGCCAACGCCTGCACGGCCGATGATCTTCAGCTTCTCTGCCTTCTCAATGACCTCTGCCGTAACCTTGGAAGCAGAGCGCACCATCAGGGCGTCAAATTCAGGGATAATTTCCAAGAGTTCCTCTGCGGAAATCTTGTCCTTCACCACTACCTCGAACTCCTTCTGCAGGAGCTCAATGCCCTTTGGGGAAATGCCATCAGCTGCCAAAACCTTCATACCCATCTCTCCGACTCTCCTTTTTATAGATTATACAATATTCTTTTTCAGACTAACAATACTATAAGCCATCCTCTTTCGAACGTCAAGTGTTCTCTTGAGAAAAACAAAGTTTATTTTCATCCTTGCTTTTAGTCAAAATTACAGTTACAATATTAAAAACGGCGCTGTTTACACTAAATAAAACAGTGTCGCCAAAAGCAAGAAGTCCCATGAATCTCTTTGTTTTAGGAGGTATTATCATTGGAAGCAGATCGTATCTATAATTTCAATCCGGGGCCGGCTGTGCTGCCCCTGGAAGTACTGAAGGAAGCCCAGGGCGAATTCCTGAATTTCAACCACAGCGGCATGAGCATCCTGGAAATCAGCCACCGCGCCAAGCAGTTTGACGAAGTACTGGAGAAAGCCAAGGCAGATGTGAAAGAGCTGATGGGCCTGGGCGATGATTACGAAGTCCTCTTCATCCAGGGCGGCGCCAGCCTGCAGTTTGACATGATTCCCATGAATTTTGCCACCAAAAAACACAAGGGTTCTTATGTGCTGTCCGGCAGCTTTGCCAGCAAGGCATATAAGGAAGCCGAAATCCTTGGCGTAGGCGAAGTAGCTGCTTCAAGCAAGGACGTGGATTTCCGCCACATCCCCACCCAGGATGAGCTGAAGATAAACCCTGAGGCTGCCTACGTGCACCTCTGCTACAATAATACTATCTACGGCACTGAGTACCATTACATCCCTGAGACCAATGGCGTGCCCCTCTTTGCAGACATGTCCTCTGACATGCTCTCCCGCCCCCTGGACTTTTCCAAGTTCTCCTTTATCTACGCCGGTGTCCAGAAGAACCTCGGCCCGGCTGGCACCGTGCTGGTAGTAGCAAAGAAGTCCCTGCTGGAAAAGAGCCCTGAAACTTTGCCCACCATGCTGCGCTATGACACTTTCTATAAAAAGAACTCCCTCTACAACACCCCCCCTGCCTTCTGCATCTACATGGTAGGCAAGGTGGCAGCCTGGATCAAGGCCCAGGGCGGTCTCTCCGTCATGGCAGAGCGCAATGCCAAGAAGGCAGCCCTGCTCTATGAGGCCATCGACAGCTCCGAAGGCTTCTACAAGGGACATGCAGACAAGGACAGCCGTTCCTTCATGAACGTCACCTTCCGTCTGCCAAGTGAGGAGCTGGAGAAGGAATTCGTAGCTGAGGCCGGAAAGGTTGGCCTGGGCGGCGTCAAGGGCCACCGCAGCGTCGGCGGCATGAGAGCTTCCATCTACAATGCCATGCCCTATGAGGGCGTAGCCAAGCTGGCAGAGTTCATGGAGAGCTTCCGCAAGGCTCACAAGTAAAAAAAGCAATGCAAAAGGCATCTGCAACCATCATGAGATGGTCGGCAGATGCCTTTTTATCATTACTGTTCGTTCTTCAGTTTCTGGACTTCATCCAGCAGGTACTCGTTGAGGACCTTGATGTAGGTGCCCTTCATGCCCAGGGACTTGGACTCGATGACACCGGCGGACTCGAACTTGCGCAGGGCATTGACGATGACAGAACGGGTGATCTTCACCTCGTCTGCAATCTTGGAAGCCACCAGCAGGCCCTCGGTGCTGTCCAGGGCAGACAGGATGGCGATGGCTGCCTTGCGCTCGGAGAAGGACAGGGTGTTCAGGGCAATCTGCACCGTAGCCTTCTTGCGTGCCTCGATCTCAATCTTCTGGGCGTGGTCGCGGAGCATCTCCATGCCCACCACGGTTGCGCCATACTCGCAGAGCAGGAGGTCATCATCGGTGAACTCTTCATCGTACTTGGCGATGATAAGGGTGCCAATGCGCTCTCCTACGCCATAAATGGGGACAACTGTGGTATTCTTGCCATTGAACAGGCAGCGGCTGTTCTCAGAATATGCGCACATGCCAGTCTTGGAGCGCAAGTTGGCATTGGTCTCGTCCATGCGCATGAGCCAGTTCACATAGTGCTTGGGGAACTCGCCCTGGTTGATGACCTTGTCCACCATCAGGTCGCATTCGAAATCGTCCACAAAGGCATAACCAAAAATCTTGCCCTTCTTATTGGTGATATAGACATTCGCATTGAGCACGTTGCTAAGGACACGGGAGATGCCATCGTACTCCACGTTCTCGGAACGCTGCAGCAGACGGTTGATCTTCCTTGTTTTTTCCAGCAATGATGACATGTAAGCCTCTCCCTTTCTGACTTTTGAAACTTTAAAACACAATAGCTGTATTTTCGCACTTTTTACATACCATTGTTATTTTATCATATTTTTCACAATTATCATAGATGGCAAGGAAATTTTTTTAATTAAATTTTCTGCTTTTACTCACTTTCAAAGACAGAAAAGGAAAGACGACAGCCAAAGAAGCTGCCGTCTGCCATAAACTTTCTGAAATAGTTACTTAAAGTATGAACTGGGAAAGGTCCCTGTTCACCACAATATCTGATAACTTCTCATCCACATAGGATGCGTCAATGGTCACATGCTTCTCGGTAAGGTCGGGAGCGTCAAAGCTCACCTGCTCCAGGAGCTTCTCCAGAAGAGTGTGGAGACGGCGGGCACCGATGTCCTCAGCCTGCTCGTTCACATCGCAGGCCAGCTCAGCCACCCGGCTGATGGCATCAGGCCTGAATTCAATGGTCACGCCCTCAGTAGCCAGCAGAGCCTCATACTGCTTCAGCAGGGCATTCTGGGGTTCAGTGAGGATTTTCTCAAAGTCTTCCTTGCGCAGGGACTTCAGCTCCACGCGGATGGGGAAACGGCCCTGCAGCTCGGGAATCAGGTCGGAGGGCTTGGCCGTGTGGAAAGCGCCGGCAGCGATGAAGAGGATGTGGTCAGTCTTCACGGGGCCGTACTTGGTCATGACCGTAGAGCCTTCCACGATGGGCAGGATATCACGCTGCACGCCCTCCCGGGACACATCAGCGCCGCCGGAAGTGCCGTTCTTCACTGCCACCTTGTCAATCTCATCCAGGAACACGATGCCGGTATATTCGGCTACCTTCACGGCCTCTT
This genomic interval from Selenomonas sp. AB3002 contains the following:
- the serA gene encoding phosphoglycerate dehydrogenase yields the protein MKVLAADGISPKGIELLQKEFEVVVKDKISAEELLEIIPEFDALMVRSASKVTAEVIEKAEKLKIIGRAGVGVDNIDIPAATAKGIIVINSPGGNTIAATEHTMAMMLSMSRNIPVANETMQKGEWNRKKYVGVELRGKTLGVVGLGRIGSGVAKRAQAFDMDIIAYDPYVTEERAKALDVKVGTLEDVIKEADFITVHMPLTPDTKGMIGYEEMKKMKPGVRLVNCARGGIIDEEALAKAVKEGIVAGAAIDVFTSEPIPADHPLIGVPGIVLTPHLGASTVEAQIGVSVDVAEGIWAALHGEPVATAVNMAPVSPQAMKVIEPYLTLAERLGGTLCPLAEAPIKSVEVTYNGEITEVNTKLLTTAVMKGMLNPIMESEVNYVNAPSLAKERGVKVTEIKDKEPVDFANLITVKAKAGDKVLSVQGTLFGQEGRIVSIGDFRVDVAPHARILICPHINRPGIIGKVGSIMGGDGINISAMQVGKTDKEGTNLMVLTIDNDLPAATLEKVKAVDGIFDAKLVNFYAV
- the serC gene encoding 3-phosphoserine/phosphohydroxythreonine transaminase, translated to MEADRIYNFNPGPAVLPLEVLKEAQGEFLNFNHSGMSILEISHRAKQFDEVLEKAKADVKELMGLGDDYEVLFIQGGASLQFDMIPMNFATKKHKGSYVLSGSFASKAYKEAEILGVGEVAASSKDVDFRHIPTQDELKINPEAAYVHLCYNNTIYGTEYHYIPETNGVPLFADMSSDMLSRPLDFSKFSFIYAGVQKNLGPAGTVLVVAKKSLLEKSPETLPTMLRYDTFYKKNSLYNTPPAFCIYMVGKVAAWIKAQGGLSVMAERNAKKAALLYEAIDSSEGFYKGHADKDSRSFMNVTFRLPSEELEKEFVAEAGKVGLGGVKGHRSVGGMRASIYNAMPYEGVAKLAEFMESFRKAHK
- the codY gene encoding GTP-sensing pleiotropic transcriptional regulator CodY, producing MSSLLEKTRKINRLLQRSENVEYDGISRVLSNVLNANVYITNKKGKIFGYAFVDDFECDLMVDKVINQGEFPKHYVNWLMRMDETNANLRSKTGMCAYSENSRCLFNGKNTTVVPIYGVGERIGTLIIAKYDEEFTDDDLLLCEYGATVVGMEMLRDHAQKIEIEARKKATVQIALNTLSFSERKAAIAILSALDSTEGLLVASKIADEVKITRSVIVNALRKFESAGVIESKSLGMKGTYIKVLNEYLLDEVQKLKNEQ